Within Lagopus muta isolate bLagMut1 chromosome 1, bLagMut1 primary, whole genome shotgun sequence, the genomic segment TCAGAGGATTTCCTAGTTCTGTTGCTGTTATGGAGAATAGGGTGTGTTTGTGATTCTTCTTAGTAATATTTAGAGTTAGTGTTACAACTATTTTCTGTtgagttttgttatttttgtgtgtgtgttttggtgGAGTTTTTTTAGGTACAATACAAGGAACAGTCTTATGCAGTAGTTGATATAGAGGCTAGAGAAGTCAAAGCTTTGCAAGAGAGAAGATCTCTTTGTGTAGTATTATAAACTGAATTGAGGCAGTAAATTCTACTCTCAAGATAAATGTCAAAACTTCCTTTTGGCGTGAATAAACATAAGCAGAGCCTCCAGAATGGGCGCATTGTACTATCATGTCCATCCTGCACTAACAGATGTGGACAAGTCAGGCAGTCAGTGTGAAAGAGGTAAGACTTGTAAAGCAAGACTTGAGGAGAACAAGTGAAGAATATGACCTTATTCTACAGAGGGGATAAGCAGAGAAAGGACAGAAGTCTTAACGGTTGTAAAAGCCAGGGTTTCCCAATTCCACTGTGATATTTCACTGTTTAACATCATAACTCAGGTAATGTATCCCTTCTGAATAAGGAATGCGTCTTCAGTGTGCTCATCCTGATGGACCCTGCCACCTGGGATTGGCAGGTTCACTAGCCCAGCTCAGGGATCACCAAGACCCATCAGTGATGTCTGTCACTTGGTCTCTGCACAGCTGAGCCTGCAAAGGGGAGTTTTAGAGCCCTCCTTGGCTGTGCCAGTCAGTGTGAGGGGAAAGCATGGTGAAAATGGATGATTGTGCTGCAACAGCATAGCCCAGCCTGCGCTGCAGCCGGCCACTTGCCCCATGCTGACATGGTGGTGGCTTTGCCCCACCTAGAGGCCCAGCCTGGCCCCAGACACACATCCATCACTCAAAACAGCCTCACAGCAATGTGCGATCCACACTGCTGGGGCCAAAACCAGGGCATGGGGAGGGTGCAGTCTGTGCTAACAGATTATGGGAAATAATCATATGCATTTTGATACgttggctaaacacagtcctgtgaaaaGCGAAAAATACACAGCTTTGCTGTCCATTTCAATAAATTTGAGAACAGATTTTAAGACTGCCAAGAACCAGACTGATGTGTTATTTTCACTAAAGGTCACATATCCtactagttttatgtttttgttgctttttgtttgtttgtttcattaaaaactatatattaaaaaaaaaactagcttTATTACTTATATATATTATGtaaatacataatttatatatgtatatatgtggcccaagacaattcctcttcacttaGTGTGATCAAGTAGTCCAAAAAGGTTGCACACCTGTGGTTTAAACCATTATTTTAGTGTCTGCACATCacacaaaaacagcagtaattGTATACAACCTACATAGTCGTGTATGATATCTGGTACTAATTTTTGAATTGAATTTCATGTCTCCTTGCAGTATCATAACTATGGGTTGAGGGGATCTGGTGCAGAGCAGGGGGTGGGTTTTATTCTCAAAGATGAAGTTTTCAAGATGGAAGGAATTCTGAGACATGAGTGTGCaaccagtgctctgtcaccatATCACCAAAGGCAAGGTTAACACAGTGGTAGAAAAAAATAGCCATTTTTGTAGCAGTGccagagaaaatactttttttgtgtgtgtgttgctaTGGGTACATCTTTatgtctgtgtttttcttcttggcagATTTTGTGAAGTTATCAGGGCTCTTGTTGGCATCATCATTTGCTTGGTACTTGGGATACTTATTTGCTGCTCATTTATCACAAGAGACACTGTCGACATCTATAGCTTATCTTCAAGACATTGGAAAGAAACCAGTGTTGAGGGGTAtgtagttgtattttttttttccttttatctaatGTTCTCTATTTACTTGTTAAATTAAAAAGGGCTTACAATCATAAAAtcactaagatcacccagtccaaccaccagcccacccccaccatgcccacatccctcagtgccacatccacacagctcttgaacacctccagggacggtgactgcaccacctccctgggcagcctgtgccactgcatcactccTCCTTctaagaataaatttttccaaatatctgaCCTAAACATGCCATGGTGTAACTTAAGGCTATTACCTTTTGTCCTCTTGTTACCTAACAAGCTATTATAAGAATGATGTTGTTTGGATGTTgttaggaccagagggaatggtttcaagctacggcaggggagattcaggctggacatgaggaagtattacttttcagaaagggtggtcaggcactggaatggatgcccagggaggtggtggagtcaccgagcctgggggtgttcaaggaaaggctggatgttgtgttgagggacatggtttagtgggagctactgggaataggtgaacggttggactggatgatcttttaggtcttttccaaccttggtgattctatgattctgtggatAAAGTGAATTCATTTAATTAGTGTAAATCTGGACTACTTCTTATGCACTATTTTGAAGAAACATAATGTCATCTTATATTTGTCAGTATGCAAATATTAATAATTGACTAGTAATCTAATAACACCTTATTTGTTTGTTAGCATGTAAGCATAAGCaatctgcaaagctgctgctgaagcttTGACTATATCTTAGGTGTTTTTTAGAGTTTCCGTAACTGGTGGAATCGCTAGCCAAAGTTTGTGATgtggttctcttttttttcttctgatctgatggacttaatgtttttttcattctatgacTGCTATTGTGTGAAAAAAGTTTAGAATTGTAACAGTCAGCTTCAAGCTATCTGCAGGAATTCTTTATCCATATAACCCTTGTTTACTTTTAATGGAAATAGTACAAAATAGTATGATCTGATTTGAATCGAGAGTAtatggaattattttctctaGGCAAGTTAGCTCTTCTTCCCAGCAGTGGTTTGAAAGCCAACAATAACCCAAAACCCAAGCAAATCTGTGAGAATGTTGCCACAATACTGGAAAGCTGACAGTATTGGCCTCTGTGTATATAAGTGTGAGCTTATATATTAACGTGTTGACTCTAAGTGATTCTTTCCATGTAGAAATTGTTTATGTAGCACTCAGGAAGACTTCCTCATCTTTGCTGTTGTAGCCCCACTCCCCAGAAGGCAGAAGTGTGATCACTGGTCTCCCTGCTCACCAGGGAGCTATGCCTATCGGATTCTTAGTGGTGGTGGCAAAGAAAAGCTGgctaaaatctgttttgaagatGAGCTGTAAGTACCAGACTGACTTTTAATATATGTCAATACTTTGTAGTATAAAGAAGGATCTTTCATTTTGGTTCACTAGCAAGTAAGCTCCTACGGAAACAAAAGACCTCTTCAGTAAAATTACATGCAGAAAAAGGTCACTGTATATTCCCTTTTCAGTTAATAAGTATGCCCTAGGTCTCTTAGGAACAAGTGagtttttcctcctgttcctgttttcctttttatggcACTCCTTCTGCAGCATGATTTGAATTCCATCTTAAATACAGATTCTTCTCTGCTTCATTCTGGTGAGCTTTATGGTGATGATTCAAACTGAGAcaattcatttccatggaactCTGGCCTAAAGTAGAGACTTAACAGCACTGAAGGAGAGCTAAAGATAACGTGGAGATAGTGACTTTGAATATATGcttataaatgtgttttttaaagttgttttaaatttttctcctcttcttgtGTGTTCTGCCTTTGGGATAGCACATCGCTGCCGTGTGGGTCTGTACTGTTTTTGCTGAAGgttgtattttcctttcacagaCACTGTAGTTTCTATGTAGTATACTTGCCTTTGCTCAGTGTCCGGTCTGTTTGATTGGCTTTCTCTCATATCCTGGGCTGACTCAACTTTTTTATTGATAGGTAGATGTAATATAAGGTTATGAGAAGCATGTCGTCTGAGTCATTTAAACCTAGATCAAAAGACTTATAAATTGTTGATGTTTTATTGGTGGTGAACATCAGCATATATCTGataatatttaactttttttttttttttttttttaatacatacatCTCAGGTTATTGTCTTTATTCCTGTAGATAAGCTGTTTTCAGCTGTTGGTTTCAATTatgattttcagttttagtCGTTCAGGACATATATTGAATGGTCAGCACCTTCTGAAAGTCAGGTTTGTTCCTCCTTTTTCAGACTGGACAAGTAAAGTGACTTTAAATCCTTAAAGTGATCTTTCAAGTAGATACAGCCACATGGCTTACTATCATAAAAACGAACCCACacatttattatgtttttttatttatcttttggATGGATTTGTACAAAGCACTTTCTTGATCTGGTTCATTTTGCAGAACTCATTAAGTATCTTTGAAGGAAATGGACTGGTATAACATGCAAGACTTTAAAGCCAAAGCTCTTGCTTACTACTAGGCTCTTGAATTAGATAACTGAAAAAGTTTGAACACCAGGAAATGGCTTAGCATTGGTAAATCTGAATCGGAGTCTCTGGAAGGATGAAATCTACTGATACAGCACTTCTTTTCAATTCCAGGCTTATAAGTGAAGAAAAGGGTAATGTTGGAAGAGGTATAAACATAGCCATTGTCAATTGTAAGTAAGATTAAAAATGTTAGAGACATACCTTTgtgatgattaaaaaaacaaacgtTTGGGGTGTTTTTAGTAGCTAGTATggaagcaaaggagaaattGCAACTTGATTCATCTTAAATGTAAGAAGGACAAATTACTGCTTGAGAGAAATAGTCTTCTGGATAAATGAAAGAAACGTGTACATAATCAgtataagcaaataaaaagatatACAGTAACTGAGAATTGCAGTTCTACGTGAGGTACAATTTCCTTTTCTAGAATTGGTCAGTGGACAGAAAGACAAACTCAAAGCTTGATTAATATTAAAGTGCTTGTAATAGAAGCTGTTGGAAAGCTGATGCAGTAGTTTGTTCCAGGTCTCATGCACCATTTTAACTTAGATGAATAGGTATGGTGGTGAAATGCAGTGCATTCAACGATGGATCCTTAGAAAAATGATTGCTAAATATCGTGGGGGAGTGGAAGCAAGGGATGCACTGACAAGTTGGTTTTGATCACAGAACGTTTTTGTTCCAGTTTCCTTGTCTCATTATTGTTAAACAAGGTTTTAGCCTTGTCTAAACCTTCATGATTTTATTTGAGTTGCTGGGCTCAATTAATGTAGACAAGAATCTGAAACACTGCACAGAATGGAGCCATTCAAATAGAATCAGGCTTAATCAACTTCTATGTGTATGGTTGCCACCTAATGTAGTATATGTACGTATGTGCACTTGGATGTGTACAGTAAACggaatttcttccttaaaacaaaaataatgatggTTTTGTCATCAGCGATGTTCAGATTCAGGCTTTTGTTTAAAGAAGAATTTGTTTATTTCCAGTGTGATTTCTCTCTGACAGTTTGCAGGTCTGTGTTGTAACAGAAGTGATTTGAGAACAATTTTTTCAGCTGACTGCAGCTACAAGCAGTGACTACACAAAATGTTTTCCCCGAATCTCAAATTTACATTATTCTATATTTCTTCCAATTTGAAAATGCAAACGAAAAATTGGAAGCACAATAATACCAAAACTTAGAGATGCCTTACTTTTGCTGAAAATGCTGTGCATGCTGCTAAATGTAACCGTTTTTGCTCATATTTGCACTCTTAATCTTTTCTTACAGATGAAACAGGAGCACTAACATCAGCAAATTTCTTTGACATGTGGGAAGGAGGTAGGGAAAAGAGTGCAACAAAGCTTTTGTTAACATCTCAGTGTTcaataaaaacatattaaaatatttgtcctAGTCTTTAAGTGACTGTGCTTCTTCATTGAAGAAGATCACttagaaacaaacagcagttgTAGTCATTTAAACATAGCCAGATCAATAGCCAGATCTTTTGACAACAACTTTTCCTGAAAAgatgtggggcttttttttctgttggttgAGTTAGTTAATGTTTGTTGTGATtagttgctattttttttctccattatttcaGTCTGGCAAAGGACAGCACTTAACCAGATACTGCATCTATTtagcaaaatcttttttctgaTACGTTTTGTTCTATTCTAATTGCAAAATCATAATAAGCTAGTCTTTCTACACTACAGTGTAGCTAAACAGAAGATCTACTTTAAGAATAGCTTCTAATACATTTTCCAGACTTAGGATGATACCTTACTGTACTTCCTACtaagaagaaacagaatgcTATGAGGCACTTGCAGCCAATTCTTTCACCACTTAAGAGTGTTTATGACCTTGCATGCATGAACAGAAATCACACTGGGTCTAATCATGGGGCTTCAGATTTTCATATGGTGTATGGACTGCAATGTCTCCAAGGCTACTGCCATACAATACACTTACTTTCTATAGAAAATAACGTATGccttataaataaatatcttagTGCTGCAAATAAACTGCCATTTAATGCAAATGGATGTACAGTGGGGTGTGTTACTTAGATCTACAGTTGGCATGGTAGTcagcacacaaaaataaaggcaCAGAGTATCAGTGACTTCTGAACTATTCCATGTTTTGCTTGCTGGTGGAGTGTGACGCAGGGTAAAATCTCAACTTGTGTGTAAATGTTATCTGTTTTCAGAGGTTCAGAAGTATCTTTCTTTACAGCTGGGAATTATAGATCGACCTTTGCTCTTCTGGTCTTCAGTGAGAGCTGGCAGCTTTCTGCACCTTCAAGGATTAGGCAAGTCCTGTGCCAGTGCATGGAAAGATTGCCTAAATAGGTCTCATTTTGAGTAGGCAAGGTCAAAAAGTGAGAAGTTGAATGCAAGGGAAAGTAGGTGGAAAGTGATCGTGTGTGTGAGGGAGTAACCAGTTGTGTAATTAATTCAACAGACCACTCAGAAGAGATGGTGGCTTTCATTGAAAGTGCACCACAAGGGTCCCTGCTTTTCATGGTTACTCATGATGATGGAAGCGCCCGGTAAGGAAACTATTCATGACAGGCTgagaaacacagcaacaaataGCCTGGCAGTCACTGTTGTACAGTGGTTTAAAGGAGTGATTCATTTCATTGTATAGTCATTTCCTCTCTTAAAAGTGTGGATTATATACACATTCATTCAATGCTTGCTCATGTCATATATGTTGATGCTTCCAAAGATGGAAGGAGAGCATCATGCTTGTTTAAAAGCACCAGTTATCATCATAAAGGGCAGTGTTATTATCTCTGCATCACaaccttttattaaaaaggTATCCACAGCTCTAATTAGAACATACCTAGCTTGCATTCCTTCTTACATCTTAACCTGATTCTTCAAGTCCTTTCAAATCTTATGATTGAAGTCATGATATCATAATTAAACAGGGACAGTCTTAATCATTTGGCTGATAAACATTTGAAGCTTTTGTCCacatttaaaaaggaataaaaagtcAAATTTTACAAATTCAGTGTTTgagatgtatttctttctgctgcattgTTACAACCAGATGGTATTGACATCAGGGATGTAGAGAAGAGGAATTCAAAGATGTAATTTTGGTCTGTAGGTTTAATGGCATGCTAGTAAGACAGCACTCGGGAAGCTTTTAACTTCTAATTGTTTCTTGTGCCAACCTACTAATGTAAACCATAGAATTATAGACTCAtctagattggaaaagacccttaagatcatttagtccaaccatcaacctgacctCATGAGTCTTATCATTAAACTGTGTCCCTTTGTGCCACATCCACATATCccttaaatgcctccagagatAGGGACTGCACCACTTCCCTAGTCAGCTTGCTCCGCCCTCtctgtgaaaaatttcttcctgatgtACAACCCAAGTGTCCTCTGATAAAAACTTTGAGGCCGTTTCCTCATGTCCTAATGCTCGTGAACTGAGGGGAAAGACCAGCACCCACCTCACAGCAATCTCCTTTCAGTTACTTGTAGAGAGCAATGTGgaaaacaatcccagttccacCAGCCACTTCTCACTATAAAGCCAAAgtgttctttttcagcttttttttatattattaatacttttttttttttttttttaggttgaAAAGTAATGCCAAAAAGTTAGTAGAAGCTCTGGGaagtaaagaaatacaaaatatgaaGTTCAGGTCAAGCTGGGCTTTTATAGCTGCCAAAGGCTTCAGGCTTCCAGATGATATCGAAAGAGAAAAGGTCaggttcattttattttcaattttatttgtttctgtctcGGATGTAAACTTTAGGTGCAGATCTTGTGGGGTATCTGTAGTAACTTCAGGATCAGCCATAGTTGTTCAAAGCAAATTCTCTAATGTGTCATTATTCTTTGCTTTAGATCTGAGACTTTGAGTCTTTGGATTTCTTAGGCAGATTGTAAGAGAAATCGGTGGAATCTTAACCCATTATGTTGAATAAGATGTCTAACATACCCCTCAGCTTCCGTTTCTCTTTTATGTTGTATAAGGTTTGACAAACTAATTTGGTAAACACAAATActgattcattttattttgttttatttttaacagataaaCCACTCTGACAGTAAGAAGAATAGATACGGTGGCTGGCCAGCTGAAATACAGATAGAGGGCTGTATCCCAAGAAACCTGATGTAAACAAATGCATACCTCCTTAGCAAAGATTCttctatatttttatacatataacTCTGGTAGTTTGCGTCCAGAGCCCAATAAGCACCCGAACAGCATTTGTAAAATAAGTCATATATACAGTTTTTACTCTTGCTTTCATTTGTGAGGTTTTTCTCtaatctgaaaacaaatagaTCTTTCGATGCAAGTGGTAAGAAAATGCTCTGGTTGGAAATTACAGTACTTAGACAGTTGGTTGTAAAATACCAGGGTTATTGAAAGTGATTGTACATTGTCATCAGTGACTTGTTAGTTACTTGTTTTTAACGTGTGTTTCCTCTTGGTTCCCCTTATAAACTAACATAGAACTTAGTCTAAtctataatataaaataaaatgtaaatatagtataatataaaataaattatttagtaCTAATTTATTGGTAACTTCTCTTCAGAAGAAGCCACTACGTTTTTTGAGCTGGTTTTGGTAATGTTAACAATTTGGAATAACGTTGTTAACGTGTGGGAATGggatgttgtttctgcattagatatTAAAAAGGGCAATTGGTTTGAAGAAGTAGAACATAATGTATTTGTATTCTGTAACTTATCCTTAGATCGAAAAAGTAGAAATACTGTATACGTTAGCAGCATCTTTTGGAGACCTAATTACTGAATTATGTGATTAATTAtttcttgcaaaactgcaaGAAGTTGTTAAATGTTCCAAACAATGTGGTATAGTGTTAAGGATTAGAAAACATACTGTAGGGTTGTTCTGTTAGGATAAGAAActcccagcaaaagaaaaatagatttaacAAACATCTACACTAGGCTGGACTGTCTCACTCCGTGAGAAGCTTGGGATGTGACAGGCAGGCATCAAGATACTCCCCTCTGTCCTCCTTCCGAGCTTATCTCTATGCAAGGGTGGACGAGCAGATATCCAGAAACAATGACCAAACATAATGACCAAAGGGTCAGAAGTTAATTAGTTAATTAATTAGAAGTTTATGCTTAGCCAGCGAAGATTTATGTTTGTCCACTCTATGTTTAGTGAAGCGTAGAGAAGATTGTGAACATAAAGTACTCAGCCAGTGAGGAACTAGGGGAGAAAGAGATAAGCGTCGGGCAATAAGGCATAAAAGATGCAAcactgttttctgtgtgctctcctgcttgcaggaggcccgccattgcaattgcgaataaaagctgctttattAGAGGTACCAtcctgataaattatttggatatttccaacaatttggggGGTCATCTGGGATAATTATCACCTCCCGGGGGTCTCCCCCACTGTCCTGAAGAGGATAGGTGCACCCCGCTGATTTCAGCGGTCCTGTCTGGGTGGTGGGGTGACACCTTGGGACAGCTGATAAGAAACTGAGGCTGTTACATAAAGGACAGGCTCTGACAAAGCCAAGAGGCAGGTAGGCACGGGTGTTGGCCTTTGCGACCTGATAACTTTGTGCATGGCCAAGGTAAGGGAATTTAATTCCTGCCTTGGGGGTTGGTGGAGACTCTTGAGTGTGTGCAACTGAGGTGCACTTTCAGTGCAAACCAAGTGCGGAGTCCTGATCTGCGGTTCCATTGTCCTGCAAGGAGCACAGCCAGAGACAGATGAAGCAGCTGTGAtggtgaaaggaagagtctcAGGAGGGAGCTGTTGGTGTGCAGTGCCCTGTGCACgtgtatgggagctgctgagtcacggcctgaacctctgattgatcacctgaggcgagcactgagtcagccaggGGAGCAcaaggcaattcacctgtgctgcaggaaggggtggagcctggctgcacctctcctagacccatttaagagctggctaccagaggggaaggatctcttctggagagtGTCACAGcgagcccaggatatgggtaagttttctatctattctcttttgaTATAATAAttgcttagccaaactctctggtATATTTCATAACTATAGCATCTATATATTCACTGATTATACAGCACTTGATAAAGTGCCAGCAATACACCCCTATTAATCTGAGAGATAGGAGTGTAGCGCTCCAAAGGGATTGGGCCCAAAATCCGAAAATCGGGGTGTGATAATCTGTGAGCTGGGTAGTTTACAGTAGCTTTTTGGAGGGATGGGTAATAGGAGCTCCCAAAAACAGGGGAAAAGGGTCCCCAGAATGATGCCTAGAGATAGCCCCTTGGGGAAGAAGCTTCAGAATTGGAAAAATAACCCCTAAGCTAGAGAtgagaacaggaaaaagatgtttaaatactgtGTACAGACGCAGCCTAGAGAGCACTACATGGAAAAACATTTCAACCAAAATGTGAGTCTGACAGAGATCGGCTTTTGTCAGACTTTGAATTTGTATGTAAACAATAAGACTCCTttctctgaaacagaattggcttaTACCGTTTAAAGGGAGCAAAAACAAGACGTAAAATAGTTCCTCACAAGAAAGAGTCAAAgttcaaaagagaaaggagaggagcagaaagatcataaatgggatcccttCGATAACTACCCCACctcccctaaaaaaaaaaaaagtacttacatacttgtttcagtatttctctACATCTAAATCATACTTCTTTTGCTTGTTCATCCTACACGTTTTGTAGGTCACAGGGTTCATTTTGGTGTTTTACAAGTGTGATGGTAAATGCATGTGAACTGTCGTGCCACATCCTGAATTTGTCCTCATTCTTGAATTGTAGGAATTTGAATGGAAAACTCAAGGTCTGCTAGCAGTCACTGGCTACTTAACACtaaagaaaagttatttatacctccttcagttaaaaaaaaataataataataataaaaataaaggaggcATCTGTTAAAGGATATGCCTGTGATGCATAAAGGATGCATCACAGGCATCTGTTGTGACCGAGTTGGCCACAGCTGTCTGGAGTTCTGGAGATACTTCAGAGCTTATTCCTTGGGAGATTTGAAGCAGTACTCTGTATAGGCTCCTTAGGTGTGTTGTAGCACTGTGACTAAATTACCCCTCACTTGTGCTGCTGTTAAAGGGATCTAACCACTTGTTCTTCAGCACTCCTATCAGACAGATTGGTGCTAAGACATAAGGCTTgtgtatgtttattttcttaagtgcACAGCTTTACATGATCACTATTTTATTTGGGCAGTGTTCACGTTACTGGCTCAACAGTTATTCCTTTAAATTTGTTGCCTGCTtgaattgtaaaaaaaaacaacataattaATTACAGTAATAATAGCAGCCAAATCTGAGGATGCCAGGCTCTGTGGCAGTCATGGGACTCTGCAGTTTGACACTCATTACCTTCTACTCCAGCCTACAATTGATCTTGCGTCAGTTACAATTAAATTTTACATCAtatcataatcatagaatcatcaaatggcctgtgttgaaaaggaccacaatggtcATTTAGTTTTAACCCCCCTGCTgtatgcagggtcaccaaccaccagaccaggctgcccagagccacatccagcctggccttgaacacctccagggatggggcatccacagcctccttgggcaacctgttccagtgcatcaccaccctttgtgtggaaaaacttcctcctcatatttaacctaaatcttccctgtctcagtttaaaaccattcccccttgtcctatcactatgcaCCCTCGTAATgagctgttccccctcctgtttatatgctcccttcaagtactggcaGTCCACAAagaggtctccctggagccttctcttctccaagctaaacaagcccggttccctcaacctttcttcataggagaggtgctccagccctctgatccactggccctcctttggacctgTTCCAaaagctctgtgtctttcttgtgctgagggtCCCAGGCCAACATCAGTTTCTTTTTAGCAGTTAACACAAGTGTACTGCTGCTACGCCTTGTAGGTAAAAAGCAAAGTAGGGCTGTAGCTCTGGCATTACCAAGCCTCAGCAGCATCTTGCCTTACTGCTCCTGCAATTGCTTGCAAACCTTAACAACGTCAAAGAGGTCCTTGCTTAATGGTGAGGTGAGGATGTTACCCAGTTGCCCAAGCAGCCTTTCTTTGACAAAGGAAGGCTGGACATTTGGTTTTGTATGCCTGTCAGCGGATAACTGTTCTGATGTATCAGGAACAGGAACACCAATTCCAAGTACAATGTTTTGCATTATTATCATTCTTTCCATTACATCAAATCACACAGATACTGTTCATAGGTTTGTGTGGGGAACATATCAGGACATATTTTGTCCACAATGCTTATGATTGCTTCCTATTAACTGGGAGTATTTTGTGTGCCTCACCTAACTATTCCCAAACAAGCTTTTGGTacctttctttctgcaaagaGGTTGGTTTGTCTGCCAGTCCCCATGAAGCAAGTTCACGGTGCTCCATTCTCTATGAATGGGCAATAGTAAAAGTCACATGCTGGTGGTCTGAATCAAATCTCAGCTACCGA encodes:
- the FAM3B gene encoding protein FAM3B → MWQRRHYFVKLSGLLLASSFAWYLGYLFAAHLSQETLSTSIAYLQDIGKKPVLRAPLPRRQKCDHWSPCSPGSYAYRILSGGGKEKLAKICFEDELLISEEKGNVGRGINIAIVNYETGALTSANFFDMWEGDHSEEMVAFIESAPQGSLLFMVTHDDGSARLKSNAKKLVEALGSKEIQNMKFRSSWAFIAAKGFRLPDDIEREKINHSDSKKNRYGGWPAEIQIEGCIPRNLM